A window of Ursus arctos isolate Adak ecotype North America unplaced genomic scaffold, UrsArc2.0 scaffold_16, whole genome shotgun sequence genomic DNA:
GTGTACGAAGTCCGAAGTACAAAGGCTCCAAGGCAGGAAGGTGCTCCCCGCGTGCATTAGCTTCCCGGGGCCGCTGTCACAAAGCGTCACAAACcagggggcttaaaacaacagtttattctctcacagtttctggaggctgggagtctgcaGCCTGGGTAGCAGCAAGGCCGTGCTCTTCTGAAGGCTCAAGGAAAGAACCTCCCCTTGCCTCTCCCCAGCTTTGCCCTCAGCTCGTAGCCGCACGCTctaatctcagcctctgtcttcGCGTGGCTTCCTCCACGTTGGATGTCTCCTCTgcgtctgcatctccctctctttctcttatgaAGACCTCAGACACTGGCTTTAGGACCATTataatccaggatgacctcatttTCACTAGtgacacctgcaaagaccctatttccaaagaaggttACTTTCTGGGGTTCTGGGTCAATGTGAAAACTTTGGGGGGACACTATCCAACCAACACACCGTGTTAGCCAGATAGAGGGCTGGAGGCGCTGGTTGAGGCATCATGACTGAGAGGGGGAGGCGGGCAGGGGCCGCATCACGCAGAGCGTTCTAGGGCTTGTGGAAAGAGTTTGGATTCATTTTAAGTACAAAACAAAGCCACCGAAGGGTGTCAGCCGGAGAGTGGCTGACATTTTTAAGAGATCACTTGATACTGTATGGAGAACGGGCCACAGAGTGAGGGGCAAGAATGTAGCAGAGAACCTAGGAAGCAACAATTTCCCATGAACCTCCTATCACGAGGCTCATGATGGAGGAAAGCGCTGGTCCAGGGCAGAGTGGTGAAAGGTGCACTGATTCGAGGTACATTTTGAAGGCGGAATTGAGGGACTTCCTTAAGTATTGGATGTCAACAGTGAGGGAGAAAGACATAATTTCTGAATAGTTGGTTTTAACAACCGGTGGCAGTTTTAGCAGCCAGCGGCATTGCTACGATGACTTTACTAAGATGAGGAAGACTAGAAATGTGGTAAGGCATGGGAAAATCAAGAATGCCACTTGAAATGTACTACGTTCATTGCCAAGTACTGCCCTTTGCTGCTGGCAAGTGAACAGCTCAATTAGGCAGGAGAGAGAGCTGAGCTGGCAGGCTTAGAGGCAGAGAAGCTCAAGGAGCCACTTGCCTTTAATATGGCTAAAAGGATTGCTCTGGACCACACTCAGGGAGGAGGAGGATAGACTGGGGAGGAGGAATCCTGGGCTTAACTGGCATTTGGTACCTTGGAAAGAGCTGAGTACAGGAtggctggggttggggtggggacaAGGAGAGTTTTGGGGTTCTGCTTCCTGCTTGGCCCCTGACTGTCTGCATGACAATGGAAATCATGCCCCTCTGGACCTcgatttccacatctgtaaaatgggactaatagtACCTGCCTAGCCAGGGCTGGGGGAAATAAAGATAATGAATATAGCATGGTGTTTGGCTCTGAGTAGGAGGCTTTGCTATTGTTCTTACTGAAGATCCCAGAGAAGAGTATAGGGCAGAGAGGTAgtaggtgtgtgtgggggggtgtaaGAATGGGGACTCCTTGGCTACACTACTGGGCTAAAATGCTGGTAGCCCCCCACCTTACTAACCTATGTATCCTTGAACAAGTCATTTAACtgctctaggcctcagtttctttgtccgTAAAGCAGGGAATCTAGGAATGACTTCCCCATAGGATGTCGCGAGTGTAGACTGAATTAATATGTAAAGGACACAGAGCATCACCAGTAGTAGATGCTTCATAAACACTGCCATCGTTCCTTGTAAAAACTGACAATCGGGAATGTCCTGGACCCTGACTGGTGCCCCCAAGTTCCTGCCCTGCCAAGTTCCCCATCATTCATTACTTGTCCATTTATCAGATCTGTAGACTGAGAGTTTGGGGTCATCCATaaggacgggggtggggagggatatATGTTAACATAACTGTCATCACTAATACATTCAGCCCTTGCCACGGTCAAGCACAGCTAAGCCCTTTGCACGGATTTTTCCTTTGTCCCTCAAGTAAGCCTTCCAAGACACTGCGAGATGAGTTCTATCATTATTACCCCATCTCccagatgaaaaataatttttatagagCATAATTGATGGATCAGAAGCAGCAAACAAGTCCACAGCATCTGCTCTGTGCAGGTACAGAGCTGGGCTCCCTAGAAAGCAGCCTTTATGTTTTTTATGAAGATCAGTGGGTCCCACCTTCTAGTGAAGAAACAAGTTCTTTCCTTCATTCAACTACCACGATGGGCCTTCTCTGTGGCGGACATGGAGCTATAAAGATTCCTCACTGGTTTGTGCCTTGTGAACGGCAGTCTTAGCATGGGAGAGGTCCTTCTGGGGGCGGAGCACACCCGCCAAGGATTTCCAATTTCCAGATCTTCtgcaggagaaggaaaagaagactgGGAAAGGTTAGCAGGAGAAAGTGAAAAGTAACAAAGAGATGCAAGTTTAGGAGACAGGACCAACCCAAGTCTAGATGGGCAAATACCTTCCCTTTCCCCGCAGCTCTGGCCCTCCGCTCGCCATTTGTCAATAGCAGGGCTGAGGTTTCTGCCAGGGAAAACAAGAAAGGATTTCTGGATCGAGTACAGAAGCCCGCTGGTGGCCGACTCCTCCCCCATTGCCCCGCGGAGCCGCCCCTGTAGACGGGAATAAGAGGCATGCCAGCGGGGCGCCCCATACCACTGCTCCTTTAGCATCCCTTCCCCACCGCACCCTGCATCCTCCTCACCTGACCCCAAATGCCCAGGGTGCGATGCGGGAGCCGGTGGGAAAGAACGGGTGCTGGACCGGGTCAACCCGAATCAGCCGAGCGGTATCAGTGGAGAAAACACGCTAACTCCGGCAGAGGAGCCCTCCCGGGGTGGTCGCGGGAAGCAGAGCAAAGAGAAAGGCCAGAGAGGCGGAAACCCCACACCACGCACCTTGCCTCCTGGACCAGACACCCCAGATCAGAGTCCTGAGCCCCGCAAACCTGGAGAGCGGAGGTAAGACCTGAGAGGGCTTCAGCAGTCGGTCTGCAGCCGGCGGCATCTGGGCGTCCCGTGCACTCCTGGAGCGCCACGCTGCAGTCTGCATCGCGCCCCTGCAGTAATCCTCACCCCGGGAAAGACGCGCCAACTTAGACTTAAAAGGCGTCTTGGAAACAGCAGCACGCACCTATCTCCCGGTTCCTGCTCCTGGTTCCTCCGAGTCCCCAGCGTCCTGCGCGGCGACAGTGAGACTCGGCACGGAGCTGGAGAAACCTGTTCAGCAGGAGGCAGCTGCTGGACCCCCAACTTCCCGCACGGAGAGCGTCTCCAGATCCCCGGAAGGCACCTTTACAGCGGGGGTAATTCCCCCAACTCGCCACTGTCTTCGGGGTGCCGTGCGGACCCGAGGACATGGAGAACCACACCGAGCACCCCGAGCGCGCGAACGCGTCGGGCCTGGGCACCATGCCCCGGCCTCCGCTGGCTGTACAAGCGGTGACCTTGACCCTGGTGCCCCTCGTGTGCGCTGTGGGTGTGGCAGGCAACGCCATGGTGGTCCTGGTGGTGCTCCGGGGCCGCCACATGGTCACACCCACCAACTGTTACTTGGTGAGCCTGGCCGCCGCGGACCTGCTGGTGCTCCTGGCGGCAGGAGTGCCCACCGTAGCGGAGGCGGCGTCCGCCCGGGTTTGGGTCTTCGGCCACGCAGGCTGCCTGGGCATCACCTACCTGCAGTACGTGGGCATCAACGCGTCCACAGGCTCCATCACCGCGTTCACGGTGGAGCGCTACCTCGCTATCTGCCACCCGCTGCGCGCCCAAACTCTGTGCACCGTGGCGCGGGCCAAGCGCATCGCGGCATCCGTGTGGCTGGGCACCAGCGCCTACTGCGTGCTCTGGCTCTTCCTGGCGGACACACGCGAGACCGCGTACGCCGACGGCGTGCAGGTGCAGTGCGGCTACCGCGTGTCGCGCTCTCTCTACCTGCCCATCTACTTTCTGGACTTCGCGCTCTTCTATGCGCTGCCCCTAGGCCTCGCCACCGCGTTCTACGTGCTCATAGCGCGCGTCCTCTTTGTGGGGCCGCTGCCTCCTGGCGACCGAGGGCGCTCGGGCTCTGCGCACCAGGGCCGCCCCGCCGGCCACCAGCGCTTCTCCTCCAGGGGCAAGAGAGGCGCCCTCAACTCCCGGAAGCAGGTGGGGTTCTTGGTCTTCCTTGCAAGCGCTGTGCTGAGCCAGCAGATGGACGGATGGAAGCTTGGGCCCTTTAGAGTCAAACTCCCCAACTGTCAATCCCTGTCGTGCCACTTACGAGGCTTGATTCTGGAGCTATCACTTCTGCctttcagagcctcagtttcctcttctgtcctATGGGGCAATGACAGCTCCCGCCACACTGCAGTATCCTGAAAAATGGGATTAACCATGTGAAGCCTTTAGCCCGTGTGAGGCCATGTCACCAACTAAATGTTCAGTTAAGATTGGTGATGATGGAACTTTCACAACCAGTGGCCACACCTATGGTGGTATTGTCCTAATGATGGggagactgagactcagagaggggaagtgactttcccaagtcCTTACCACAGCTGACATTAAAGCTGTCTGCATGGACTCCGGGAGCCAGCCAGCCTAAGAGGGGGGCGGGTTGTGGGAGGTCGGGAGAGAGCCATCACTTAgggagcacttactgtgtgcctgaTTCTTTGATCCTTCCTGATATTACCCTGTTTGGGACGTTGCACACCTatttttatggataaagaaacaggctcagaggggACAAGGGAGTGAGAAGGTGACACATGGAGGGAACTGGGGAGAGAACCCAAGTGTCCGGACTCCTTATATCCTCTACCCACACTCCAGCATTGTGGCCTCCCAAGGGTATTCAAGGAATGCAGGTGGGAGGAGAGCTCCTAAAGCCCAACTGGTCCTTATCCTCAGCCTTCCACCCACACCCTcagctggcgggggcggggggaggacaCCTCGCCCCTGCTGAGTCACTCCTGAGCCAGGCAAGGACCATCTGTGCCATCTCCCTGCCTCCCGGGATGGGTGCACTCTTGGGGGGCTCTTCCAGCCACCTCAAACAGCCTCTGCTTGCAGGCATGTTAGCTCCAGGTGGGTTTTAGAGGAAAGGGGGTAGGACCCAAGCTGAGCAGGTGTGGAAAGTTAACTCTGGCTGTAGGCCCAACACCACCTTAGGCTCCAGACCAATGCCCCTCTTAGCCTCCCACCAATTATTTACTTCTCTGTTTACCACTTTCCTGTTCAGCCTAAAAGGGCTGGGTTCCAGCTCCCACCTGGCCTAGGCTTTATGTGAAACTTCTGCGGGTGAAAATAGTCTTCCAGACCTGGGTCTTTCTAGCCCCCAGCTTTGTTAACgtcttgctgtgtggccttgggtaagtcacttcacctctctgagccttgattttcaACTCTGAGCCTTGCTGTAAAGTCATTATAATTACAGTGCTCATCTACCCCCGTGGATGGTAGTGGGTATTATGaatttggcacatagtaagggTTCAATTAAGGTACCTATTATTACTGTTTGCTGGAGCATCGGTGGCTCTTTTGACAGTGGGCAGTCTAAGGACTGAGCATTCTTGGATGCCCAAGAGAGCCCTTGCAGAACGCCACGTACGACAGCAACAGGGGAGAGGCAGTGAACGAAAGCAGACTGTCTAggagagcaagatggagagtACTATTGCTAATAATACTAGTCAATAATTATTGGGgatttgctatgtgccaggcactggtctaAGGGCTTCACACAAGTTAGCACAACAACTCCATGACGTACATAGTACGGTTACCATCTCAGTTtgacagctgaggaaactgattCACAGGGGAGCTGCCCCAGGTTACAGAACCGGCAAGTGCCAGAATCaaggtttgaacccaggcaaactggctccaaagcccacatACTTTCTAGTATTTATCACCCAGATGAACCTAAAGTGGGATAGAATTAAATTGGAATTTGGTAAAATCAGGAGTCAAGACTGACTTGGGAATTCCTGAGATTTCTGGTTCCTGGAGAATATTACAGCCCTGAAGTTCATTGATTCAATCAGGGCCAGGCCTCTTTGGAGAGGTCCCTTAGAGCGACTAAACTCCTGGACTCTGAGGAGCGATCTTATGCAGGAACATTCCAGGCTAGCTTCCTCCTTGATGAGAAAGCTGTCTGTCCCGTATTCCTCAGCGCTATTTCTGTGTATCCAGTGCGATGCCAAGACTCTTGGAGCCATTTAAGCTCTAGTAAGTGCACTTGTGCCACCCAAGGTTTGGTCTCTTGAAGGAGTCACCGAGGACCCCAGGGGTGTGGGCGGGCCTGGGTGTGGGGCTGTCCTCCTCCACGATATTAAGAATGTCCCTGTCTCCCACTGACTGATGCCCCCTTGTGGCCTTTTCATTCTGGGATTTTAAAGcgaagcatcttttttttttaatgtttttttattatattatgttagtcaccatacagtacatccctggtttccgatgtaaagttcgatgattcattagttgcgtataacacccagtgcaccatgcaacacgtgccctccttactacccatcaccagtctatcccattctcccacccccctcccctctgaagccctcagtttgtttctcagagtccatagtctctcatgcttcaatcccccttctgattacctttcgccttttttttaatgtttttttattatattatgttagtcgagCGAAGCATCTTTTGAAACACCTTCCAGCGTGCACCCCTCTAGACTTTCCTCAGTCTCCACTGTCCGGGAACTGCTGGCAGAGgatgaagtggggggggggcgttgcTGGAAGATGAGGGGGTGGCGCATGACTGGCCATCGAGGgcaaaggcaggaaggagagtCTGGAGGGACAGTGGGGAGTGGGGTGCAGTGGAAGCACCACAAGCGAGCGAGCTCTTGGGCCGGGATGTTGGGGAGAAGGGGTTGGGCTGGGGAGAGCGGGACGTCCAAGCTAAACGGCTGGTTAGCGTTAGAAGCAGGATCGTAACCCTGCCGCGCCTGGCTCTGAGCTCCGTGCACTTGGAACAGTAGAGGCAGAGGCTGTGTCCGCAGCAGCAATCCCAGGGCATTTAGGGCCTGCGTGGCACTCTTCCGTATTCACTCCGGCAATCCTCAAGCTCCCCTGTGATGAAGGCAGTGGATTTGTGAATTTGCTGCCAGTAAAAATGGTGGCTTTGGAGGTGAATTGGGGGGCGATGTGGGGCGCCCCCAGTGAAAACGACTGGAGCAGGGCCTGGAAGGCTGCACAGCAGTGTTCTAGCTGGGGATGGGCTGAAGGGGGGAATGCGTGAGGGCACCGTTTGGCAAAGGCCCCGATGCTCTTTCGGCTTCCCCCTCTTGCAAGCCCACAGAGAGGCCGGGAACTCGGGgttctccccccccctccccccgcacccaTGCATCCCTTTTTTCCTGTCTCACCTGGCAGGTCACCAAGATGCTGGCTGTGGTGGTGCTGGTGTTTGCTCTGCTGTGGCTGCCCTACCGCTCCCTGGTGGTGGTGAATTCCTTCCTGAGCCCGCCCTACCTCAACCttggctttcttctcttctgccGCCTTTGCATCTACCTGAACAGTGCCGTCAACCCCGTCATCTACGCCCTTATGTGCCAGCGCTTCTGGGAGGCCTTCCGTGGACTAGTTCAGTGCCGTCGGGCCCGGCCCCAGCTCCCGCCCCAGGAGGCCACCCCCGTGTACTACGATGTCATCAAAGACTGTTCCCAGATCAGACTGGGCTCTTAGAAGCAACCAGGGAGCATGATGTCCAAACAGGGAGGGGATCCTGGCACCTGAGGGCAAGGCCCACGACTTTATGGCTACcgaggagggagaggtggaggagggagcagTGCCCGGGGCTGTTGAGTAGAGGTGCGtgggttgtgcactgcacaacctTAGGGGGTCACCATTCACATCACAGCCTGGATTtgtatataatgtaaaataatttcccaGTTTCATAAATACACAAATCTAAGAGGGAGGCACCTTTTTATAATTTACACAAAAGCACTCTATGGCCTAATGGCAGCCCGGGTGGATAACATTTGCAGAGATCGAGCACGTTGGAGCTATCACCAGGGGTCTCTTGGGAACCTGTGTGCAATCTTCCTGAAAATTCAGGGagccatttttttccccccacataatCACCCATTGCTGCCTCCCTCCTGATGTTGATGGTGACACATGACTTTGCTGAGACCTTGCTACATACAGGGCAGCCTGCAGGACATTACAGATACTACAGAGATGATGCCAACAGGACCCCTGCTCTCAGGAGCTCCCAGTCCAACAGGAGAGGGAGTGAGGACGCATCCAGCCTGGCACTGGAATCCTGCCTGATGTGCCTGGGGAGGCAGCCAGGTGGGTGCTGGGTGCACCTGCCTTGTCTAAACTGGGCGTGAGCCCTCTGGACCTGTGGCCTGGGTCCAGGCTTCTAGGACCACCCAACCTCCTAGTGCAGGGAAGGAGGACCGTAAAAAGACTACTGGAACCAGCCTGACCTTCAGGCAGGGTCTTCATGGTTTCATGGAAGGGAATCTGGAACATTCCCTCCCCCGaaaaatcttgtatttttttctctacagGTGCCACCAACCCAGTGTTGGTGCTTATTTGAAGTCGATGAGCATTGTCTTTCCCAGATATGCACATTTCCTTGGGAGAAGGAGTTAACCTGAAACTGCAGTGTGGATGGGAAGTtcttaaaagcttttcctctaaaaagaAGGATTTGAGGTGCCTGcctggttcagttggttaagcacctgccttcggctaggtcatgaacccagggtcctgggatggagttcctgggatcgaaccctgcatcgggctccctgctcagtggggagcctgcttctccctctccctctccccctgcttgtgctctcgctctcaaataaataaataaaatcttaaaaaaaaaaaaaaaaagaaggctttaAGGTATCAAAGGATCTAGAACAAAGAAGATAACATTGACAGGCAGGGAGACAGGGCAGAGATGGAAACTAGGGTGGGGTGGACAGGGGGTTTTCTAGGTAGCCCCAACTGGTCTAGGACCTTGGCAAAGCATTGTTAGGGCGAGGTGGTATCTTTGGGGtctcccaaatatatatatttataaattattaatgatATATCTTTCTATTTAGTGTAGGTTTTGTTTTCATATCTGTGAAACAGGACCTAAAGTCAGACTTAAGCTGCAGCATCGTTCCAGTGATCATCAGGGAGCCTAGAAAGTTCTTGCACTTCACAAGCCTAAAATAAATGCTATctacttaaaaatatcttccacACAGTGTTCCATTGTTTTCCCTCACAGCACCCCTTACAATTTGGAATTCTATAGCTATTTGAAATGCTATAGCTAGTTGTGGCTATAAATATTGTGGCCTTCCTCGCCAGATTCTGAATACGCAGGGACCATGTCTGGCTTTTTCACTATTGTTTtccagagcctagaacagtgcctcaCACATAACAGGTATCCAGAAATAATCGTTGGGTGGATAAATGATGGATAGCGAACAAAGACTagctttaatttttgacattcaAGATGCTTCACTGAGATTTGGCTTCCAGTTTGAGGAAGGCTTGAGGTGCGGATTGCAACTTATTGGGGTTCTTTGTTGACCACACAAAGTATCTCCGAATAGCTACATTAAAAAGGAATTTGTTGAAGTTGGTAAGAACCAGAACCAGGATAACTCCAGAGATCTACATAACAGGAGTTAATGGGCAATTGCTTCAAGGCTTCCATATCAGAAAGACTCAGCTCCACCTAGGCCAGGAGTGGGACAGGCAACTTACAGGACCGTCATTCAGTGGCTGCCATCGACAGTTGTATAGGCTTGGCACTGCTCAATTTCAGCAGGTACTACTCAGCAATCTAAATGGATGAATCCTCTAGAGTTGTGCAGTGTGCCTATGCAAGTGTATGTGGTAGACCTTAATAGAAGTATGGTAGTTCCCCTGAGGAAAATTGAAGTGATGTTATCAGGGAAAGGTAGTATGGATGTGAGGAGGACCAAGAAAACCAACAGCTGTCCACCACAGATGAGATGACCGGGTTAACAAGCAGCCAGGAGCCTCTGTCGGAGCCCTAAGTTCATCCTGGTAGTCAATGACAGCTGGACCGTGCTAATACTGTCACCTGGTGGCCAGAGAGGACCCTACATGATCCAATATCTGCTTTGCCGGCCTCCTTTTGGACATATTTCCTTCCTCTCgcccagcttccttccctccatcccactttctctcctccccccttccctacCCTCCCAATCTCTCAGCTTTCCTCCTGATCCCTTGGCTCCCCtgctcttcttctctcctcctctccctaaACTGTCCTGACTACATCATCATCTCTGGGGACCAGTCCCTGAGCTCTGTGCTGGCCAGACTGAGCCCCAGAGTTGGGAACCCGAGAAGCTCTAGAACTCAGACTCTATACCCTCTCTCAGcactttctctgttttcctcctccttttttttttttttaagattttatttatttattcgacagagagacagctagcgagagagggaacacaagcaggggaagtgggagaggaagaagcaggctcatagcagaggagcccgatgtggggctcgatcccataacgccgggatcacaccctgagccgaaggcagacgcttaaccgctgtgccacccaggcgcccctcctcctccttcttgcaatattttcccctctcttttttaaaccattcattcaacaaatctttgATAGCTGGAGCACCCCCTATATgccagaatcagcctgagatgcactGACTCAGCCAGAGATTCAGTACATGGATTTCTACTCTTCCGAGACCCACTCGTGTCGTATTGCCCAAACACCTCTGAAGAGAGATGCCCATACACATATCAAAGTAAATATGAGGTCGTATTGCATTTCATTCTACTGGAGCTATCAGGAAAATTGTTGGATGGTCATTACATCCTCTTAAAagatgttgactttttttttttttaaagattttatttatttgacagagatagagacagccagcgagagagggaacacaagcagggggagtgggagaggaagaagcaggcccacagcagaagagcctgacgtggggctcgatcccagatcgccgggatcacgccctgagccgaaggcagacgcccaaccgctgtgccacccaggcgccccagatgttGACATTTTTAACCTCCAGTATCTGTCAATATGACCTtcttggaaacagggtctttacagatgatcaagttaagatgaggtcatttgGGTGAACCTTAATCTAATACGACTGTGTCCCTGCAGAAAAAGGGAGTGGGAGAATTTcgacacagagacagacaagtGAAGGGGGGAGGTCATATGAAGGCACAGGATGAACATTCCCTGTGAGCCGAGGAACCCCTGAGGCTACACACAGCTAGGAGAGAAGCATGGAACAGATCTCCCTCATGGCGCTcagaaaaaaaccaaccctgctgacacctcgatttcagacttctagtttccagaatggcaagacaataaatttctgttgtttaagctaccccaTGGTGGTACATTTTTACTCGGGCTTAACACACTAATACAGATGGCAAGATGGCAGAAAGAATGATCTGAGGACAGACAGAAGGTTGAGACattaaggaaattttaaaaacaaaaacacttaacatcaaaaataaaaattccttgtCAACCTGCACCTATAAGTGGtgaacatttaatattttcaattccAGCGCTTATCTCAGTGAAGCTCTATTTGCACAcatgtgtgttctctccctctctctacacagacacacacatttgACATTCAAATTAATAGGCCAAGAATGCCCTTATATTTCCCTTTCACTTTGTCTATCTTTcatacacaaaatggaaaaatcatcCATTTTACTTAGTcgtaaaaaattatatatatgcacaagGGAAGGTCCCTCTTTCTCCTAAATAATCTCACATCCCATTGATTACCATTGTTAATTTTGGAGCCTATCTTTCTAAATTTTATCTAAATTAATACCTACTTAAATGTGCATATCTTTACCTAAACAGGTAtatgtaaaagataaaataatgctTTATATATGTGTTTGCCTATTGTTTTAAGAGtatatcatacttttttttattactgcaCTCCTCACCGATGCATTTCTTTCAGCATGAATTCTTGGATAGATAATGTTTGAGTTCCACAATGCTTTCACACACTCAACATAAGAGAAGGCTTTCCTGTATTGGTTACATTCTTCTGATTGCTCCCCTACGAGATCTCAGATATAAAGAAGGCTTTCTCACATTTAGAATGTTCGCAGTGTTATTCCCCAGTGTGTTTTCTGATGCTCAGAGGGGAAAGAATACGATAAAAGGCTCTCGTGCTCAGAAGGGAAGTTTAGGAGGAAGATAAAGATTTTGGGATCGTTCACATGTGGGTGGACATTCAAGGTCTGCAATCTTCGCTTCTTAGCTATAGTCTTCGATGAAGTTAATAGGCAACTTTTCTTCTTGTATTAATGGTTCATAGCAATCCATCAAGCCCGGTAATCAAAGCAGACGCTCCTCGAAGAATTCCTCGGCAGGCGGCGGGGGCCGCGGCGCCTTATGGGGAATGTAGTTCAAAAAGGCACCAACCGCCCCTTGGGGAACCCTGGGAAAGGCGGCCCGGAGGCTGCCTCTGCGCATGTGCTGCGCTCTACCTGGGCGCCCTTTCTGGTTCTCCAGGTTCTTCCCGGGGCGTGTCTTGCAATCGCGAGTTCCTCGGGTTCCGTGCTCGCCTGTACTTAGTGCAAAGTGGGAGCTCAGCGGGTGCAACCGCGAGTTAGAGGAAGGACTGGCAGCGGCTCCGGGCCCTCGGGGGGTCGGAAGGAAGGCCGGGGCGGAGCTGGCCCGGGTCCGCGGAGGGTGGACGCGCGCTCTCCCCGCATCCCTCGGGCGGGAGTGTCCGAAGCGGGTTTGCTGTGGTCCCGGAGAAGGACGGCGAGAGCCAGGCTGGCCTCCTGACCCGCAAGCCTCAGGGCGGGCGCTCTCTGCAG
This region includes:
- the LOC113258294 gene encoding thyrotropin-releasing hormone receptor-like; the protein is MENHTEHPERANASGLGTMPRPPLAVQAVTLTLVPLVCAVGVAGNAMVVLVVLRGRHMVTPTNCYLVSLAAADLLVLLAAGVPTVAEAASARVWVFGHAGCLGITYLQYVGINASTGSITAFTVERYLAICHPLRAQTLCTVARAKRIAASVWLGTSAYCVLWLFLADTRETAYADGVQVQCGYRVSRSLYLPIYFLDFALFYALPLGLATAFYVLIARVLFVGPLPPGDRGRSGSAHQGRPAGHQRFSSRGKRGALNSRKQVTKMLAVVVLVFALLWLPYRSLVVVNSFLSPPYLNLGFLLFCRLCIYLNSAVNPVIYALMCQRFWEAFRGLVQCRRARPQLPPQEATPVYYDVIKDCSQIRLGS